The sequence TTCATTTATAAATCGTATTGTTTAATTTTTCTATATAGTGTTCTTTCAGATATGCCTAATTCATCGGCAGCAGCTTTTCGTTTTCCTTTGTTTCTCTCTAAAGATTTTTTTATTAATTCAATTTCTTTAGCTTCAAGGCTTAGTGTTTCCTCTTCTTCTTCAACTGTTTCTGCAAAAAGATAACTTTCATCATCTTCAGAATCATCGTTATACACTTCTGATTCAATAGGTTTTTGAAGAGGAATTAACTCTCTATTTGTTTCTTTTTCAAAAGAGTTGTTTTCTTCATTCTGACCGTAAATACGTTGAATTAAGTTTTTACTTGTTTCCTGTACTTTACTGTTTCCATTTTGCATTAATTCTAATGTCAGCTTTTTTAAATCGTTTAAATCAGCCTTCATGTCAAACAACACTTTGTAAAGTATTTCTCTTTCATTACTAAAATCACTTTCACTTTTCTTAGTGTTAATGACAGACGGAAGATTACTTCCTTCAGACGGTAAATAATGTTGTAAAGTTTGAAGGTTTATATCTCTATTGGTTTCTAAAACTGAAATTTGTTCGGCAGCATTTCTTAATTGTCGAATATTTCCATTCCATCGATATCTTACTAAATGTTGAATTGCTTCATTTGAAAGTTTAATAGAAGGCATTTTGTATTTATGTGCGAAATCGGATGAAAATTTCCTAAATAGTATATGAATGTCGTCTTTACGCTCTCTTAAAGGAGGTAATAATATTTCAACAGTACTTAGTCTGTAGTATAAATCTTCTCTAAATTTCCCTTTTTGGATGGCTTCAAACATGTTAACGTTTGTTGCTGCAACAATTCGAACGTTTGTCTTTTGTACTTGCGAAGATCCTACTTTTATGAATTCTCCATTTTCTAAAACACGTAAAAGCCGTACTTGTGTAGTTAAAGGTAATTCACCAACTTCATCAAGAAATATGGTTCCACCATCAGCAACTTCAAAATAACCTTCACGAGTAGAGGTGGCACCTGTAAAAGCACCTTTTTCATGTCCGAATAGTTCACTATCTATAGTTCCTTCTGGAATAGCACCACAGTTGACAGCTATATATTTTCCGTGTTTTCTGTGTGAAAGTGAATGTATTATTTTCGGAATACTTTCTTTTCCAACACCACTTTCTCCTGTTACTAATACAGAAATATCAGTTGGGGCAACTTGGATTGCTTTTTCTATAGAACGATTGAGTTTTGGATCGTTTCCAATAATTTCAAAACGTTGTTTTATGGCTTGTACTGTTTCCATGACTTAATTTGTTTGATAGTTTAATTCTGTTATTATTAAACAATTTTAAACTACTTTTAACCTTGCATTATTTCAGAATATCCAACTGCTTCACCTATTAAGGTAGCAGCGGTACAATCTGTAATTTTTACATTAACAAAATCACCAGGTTTGTAGTTCTCTTTTGGAAAAACTACTACTGTGCTTTGTGAATTTCTTCCAGACCAATGTTCGCTAGAACGTTTCGAATCTTTTTCTATTAGAACTTCTACTGTTTGCCCTACAAAACGTTTTGTTTTCTCTAATGCATGAACTTGTTGTAGGTCTACAATTTCTGTTAGTCTACGTTTTTTAATATCTTCTGGAACATCATCTTCCATTTTCCTTGCAGCCATTGTACCAGGTCTTTCGGAGTAAGAAAACATAAAGCCGAAATCGTATTTTACATATTTCATTAAAGAAAGAGTGTCTTGATGATCTTCTTCAGTCTCTGTGGGGAATCCTGTGATTATATCTTGCGATAAAGTGATATCAGGAATTATTCTTTTTATAGTGTCGATTAATGTCATATATTCTTCACGAGTATGCTGACGATTCATTTCTTTTAAAATTCGAGTGCTTCCTGATTGAACAGGAAGGTGAATGTAATTACAAATGTTATGATGTTTTGCCATTACTTCAATAACTTCAACATGCATATCTTGAGGATTTGATGTTGAAAAACGAAATCGCATTTTCGGAAATTGTGTTGCACACATGTCTAAAAGTTGTGCGAAATCTACAGCAGTTGCTTTTTGCATATCTGTAGCTTTTATAAAATCTTTCTTCAATCCGCCACCATACCATAAATAACTATCTACATTTTGTCCTAATAATGTTATTTCTTTAAAACCACGCGTCCAAAGGTCTTGGATTTCTTCAGTAATACTTTGAGTGTCACGACTACGTTCACGACCACGTGTAAATGGAACAACACAAAAAGTACACATATTATCACAGCCTCTTGTTATGGATACAAAAGCAGTAACTCCATTGGAATTTAAACGAACAGGAGAGATATCTCCATATGTTTCTTCTTTAGATAGAATCACGTTAATAGCATCTCTACCATCTTCAACTTCTTTTAAAAGATTAGGAATGTCTTTGTAGGCATCTGGTCCAACAACCATATCTACAATTTTTTCTTCTTCTAAAAATTTATCTTTTAAGCGTTCAGCCATACATCCAAGTACTCCAACCTTCATGTTAGGATTGATTTTCTTTACTGCGTTGTATTTTTCTAAACGTTTTCTTATTGTTTGTTCTGCTTTGTCACGAATAGAACAAGTGTTAACTAATACTAAATCAGCCTCTTCAAGATTTTGAGTAGTATTGTAGCCTTGGTTTACTAAAATTGATGCAACAATTTCACTATCAGAGAAATTCATCTGACAGCCATAGCTTTCTATAAAAAGCTTTTTTGCATTTCCTTCTTTTTGTTCTAAAACAAGACTTGTTCCTTGTTTGATTTCTTCAATTGTCTTTTCCATAATACGAATTCATGTATTTTCAGATTGCAAAGATAATACTAAATTATAAATTCTGACAAGATGTCAGATAATGTTTAACATAAGTTTTTTTAATAGTTAAAATGCTTAATGATTACAAAAGTCAATCTGTGAATTCAATAATCTGTTTTGCTAATAATCTTCTTGTTTTTAAGCTTTTTACTACCCTTAATATATAGGAGTGAAATGTGTTAAAGTTAACAAGGAAATACTCTTTTTTAAAACGGTAATTTTTAATTATTGTTATTTCAAGAATGTTTAATTTAAAAAAAAGCCTACTTTTGTCTCAAATAAAAAATGGATAATGGCAAAGAATTTAGTTATCGTAGAGTCACCTGCAAAGGCAAAAACTATAGAAAAATTTTTAGGAAAGGATTATCAAGTTGAGTCAAGCTTTGGTCATATAGCTGACTTACCTTCGAAGGAAATTGGTGTTGATGTAGAGAATGGGTTTAAGCCTAAATATGAAGTATCTAGCGATAAGAAAGCATTGGTTAAGAAACTAAAAGATTTGTCAAAATCAGCTGAAATGGTTTGGTTAGCTTCCGATGAGGATCGTGAAGGAGAAGCTATCGCTTGGCATTTAGCAGAAGAACTGAAACTAGATAAAAATAAAACAAAAAGAATTGTTTTCCATGAGATTACGAAAACTGCAATTCAAAAAGCAATAGAAAACCCAAGGTCAATCGATTATAATTTAGTAAACGCGCAACAGGCTAGAAGAGTTTTAGATAGATTGGTAGGGTATGAGTTGTCTCCAGTTTTGTGGAAAAAAATAAAAGGAGGTTTATCAGCAGGAAGAGTTCAGTCAGTATCAGTGAGATTGATTGTAGAGAAAGAAAGAGATATTCAAAATTTTAACTCTGAAGCTTCATATAGTATAGCTGCCGAATTTACTAATGAAGCTGGAAAAGCATTTAAAGCTAAATTACCTAAAAATTTTGCAACTAAAGCTGAAGCAGAAAAGTTTTTAAAAGATAATATAGGTTCAAATTATAGAGTAGCAGATTTAGAAACTAAACCTACAAAAAAATCTCCAGCAGCACCATTTACTACATCTACCTTACAACAAGAAGCTGCAAGGAAATTGTATTTACCAGTAGGTATAACAATGCAAATTGCACAACGTTTATATGAGGCTGGATTGATTACTTATATGAGAACGGATAGTGTGAATCTTTCTAATGACGCAATGGGAGCGGCACAAGCAGAGATTGAGAGTTATTATGGTAAGGAATATGCTAAACCAAGAAATTATAATACGAAATCTAAAGGTGCACAAGAAGCGCATGAGGCAATTCGTCCGACAGATATGTCTAGGCATACGGTAAATATAGATAGAGATCAAGCGCGTTTATATGATTTGATTTGGAAAAGAACTTTGGCATCTCAAATGAGTGATGCTCAATTGGAACGTACGAATGTTAAGATAGAAGCAGATAATCATAGCGAAGTTTTTACATCAACTGGAGAGGTTATTAAGTTTGAAGGCTTTTTGAAGGTATACCTGGAAGGGCATGATGATGATGAAGAGGAGCAAGAAGGAATGTTGCCAGCAATGAGAGTGAATGAAAAACTTTTGAATAATTACATTACAGGTACGCAAAGATTCACAAGGCCACCTAGTAGATATACGGAAGCTTCTTTAGTAAAGAAATTAGAAGAGTTAGGTATTGGTCGTCCTTCTACTTATGCACCAACAATTTCTACAATTATTAATCGTAACTATGTAGAGAAGGGAACTTTTGAAGGCCAGGAAAGAAATTATAATCAATTAGTTTTCGAAAAAGGAAAAATTATATCAAAAGATTTGACCGAGAATACAGGTTCAGATAAAGGAAAGTTAGTTCCTACGGATATAGGAATGATTGTTAATGATTTTCTAGTAGCGAATTTTAAAACTATTTTAGATTATAATTTTACAGCAAAAGTAGAGCAAGATTTTGATGAAATTGCTTCTGGAAATGAAGATTGGGTAAAAATGATGAGTGACTTTTATAATCATTTTCATCCCAATGTTGTTGATGTAGAGAAAAATGCAGAAAGAGAAACGGGAGAGAGGATTTTAGGAAAGCATCCAGATACAGGAAGACAAATTTCTGTACGTTTAGGTAAATTTGGACCAATGGTTCAAATTGGTGAACAAGAAGATGAAGAAAAGCAATTTGCAAGTTTACTGCCTGAACAAAATATAGGTACGCTTACATTAGAAGAAGCATTGACTTTGTTTTTACTTCCTAAATCATTAGGACAATATGATGGAGAAGAAGTAGAAGTAAATAATGGACGATTTGGACCTTATGTTCGTTTTGGTAAAACATTTATATCTTTACCTAAAGGAGAAGATCCTTTAGATGTGTCAATTGAAAGAGCTGTTGAGCTTATTGAAGAGAAAAAACAAGCTGATGCTCCAATTGCAATGTATAAAGAGTTGCCTGTGCAAAAAGGAGTAGGACGTTTTGGGCCATTTATTAAATGGGACGGAATGTTTATTAATGTAAATAAGAAATATAATTTTGATAGTTTATCTGAAAGTGATATTAAAGAATTAATTGAAGATAAAATTCAAAAAGAAATAGATAAAGTTATCCATAATTGGGAAGATGAAGGAATTAGAGTTGAAAAGGCAAGGTGGGGTAGATCTGTAATTTTGAAAGGAAAAATAAAGATTGAGTTAAGTAAAGATATAAATGCAAGTGAGTTAACTCTAGATAAGGTTAAAGAAATGATAGAAGCAAAAGCGCCTGCGAAAAAGACAAAAGCAAAAGCACCTGCGAAAAAAACGACAACAAAAAAGAAATAATTAATTAATGGTTTTTGATTTTTTACAACCTGTTAGTCGTGATTTCTTAGAGTTTAAAGAGAGATTGTCAAGTCAAGCCTTAGGTAAGAATGCAGAATTTCATACGGAATCTGATTTTCCAAATATAGATAATGCAAGTATTGCAATTATTTGTGTAAATGAATATAGAGGAAGTAATATTGATAATGTTAATGAAAACTTTGATTCGTTTAGAAAAACATTTTATTCGTTGTTTCCAGGTAATTGGAATATGTCTATTGTAGACTTAGGTAATATCGTTGCTGGTGATACAATTGAGGATACTTATTTTTTGGTTAAAACAATAAATGAAGATCTTCAAAGAAAAAAAGTTTTACCAATTTTTATAGGAGGTTCTCAGGACTTAACTTACGCAATTTATAGGGCTTATGATAATCTTGATCAAATGGTAAATTTGGTTACAATTGATGGTTATTTTGATTTTGCAAAAGAAAATGCTTATATTTATGATTCATTTTTAACAAGGATAATAGTTGAAGAACCAAATAATTTATTTAATTTTAGTAATATTGGTTATCAAACGTATTATAATTCTCAAGATGAAATAGATTTAATAGAAAAATTATATTTTGAAGCATATCGATTAGGAGAGGTTTCTAATAAAATAGCGATTGCTGAACCTGTTTTTCGAGACGCTGACTTAGTAAGTGTAGATATGAGAAGTGTTCAGTCTTCTTATTCCGGAAATTATAATAATTTTAGTCCGAATGGATTTGATGGAAAAGAAATATGTGCATTATCAAGATATTCTGGTATAAGTGATAAGGTTTCTAGTTTTGGTTTGTTTAATTTTGAACCAAATGAAAGAGAATCTGCATTAGTTTCTCAATGTGTATGGTATTTTATTGAAGGATTCTCTTTTAGGTCTAAAGAGTATCCATTTGGAAGCAAAGAAGAGTATTTGAAGTATATTGTTTTGATTGGTGAAGACGAATTAGTTTTTTATAAGAGTAATAAAACTGAAAGATGGTGGATAGAAATACCTTTTTTAGATAATGTGAATAATAAATTAAAAAGAAATACGTTATTACCTTGCACTCATGATGATTATTTGTTAGCATGTGAGCAAGAAGTCCCAAACCGATGGTGGAAGGCATATCGACGTAATTTATTGTAGATCAAAGATGTTTTGAGCTTTTGAAACGGTTTTTTTATGTTAATTTTAATATTTTTTTAAGAAATAGCACAAAATAATTGTTTAATTCAAAATTATTGAATAGGTTTACGCCCTTAAAAGTAAAATTATATTAACCCAAATTTGTATGAAGAAGTTAGTTGTATTTACAGCAATCTTATCATTGTTTATCAGTTGTGGTAAAGGAGATAGAGGAGAACTAGTAGCGGCCAAAGGAAAGAAATGGCATCCAGAAAAACCATTTGGTATGACATTGGTGCCTGGAGGTGCTTATATTATGGGTAAATCAGATGATGATTTAGCCGGAATTCAGGATGCTCCTACGAAGACAGTAACTGTGCGTTCATTTTACATGGATGAAACAGAGATTACCAATGGTGAGTACCGTAAGTTTGTAGAATGGGTAAAAGATTCTATAATAAGAACAAAATTGGCTATGTTGGCTGATGAAGTTGGACAAACTGCTACAGACGGTGCTGGTGGTATTGGAGATTATGCTTTTGCAGATGCAAACGTAGAAGAAATGTCGCCATACGACAAGTACATGTATGAAAACTACTATAGTATTGGTACAGATGATGATCCGTATGCAGGTAGAAAGTTGAATAGAAAAGTAAAACTTATAAATGATCCACAGAAATACCCAGATGAGTATTATGTTGAGGTTATGGATTCTATGTACCTTCCTGAAAGCGAGTCGTATAATGGTTTGAAAACAGTAGATGTTTCTAAATTAGAATTTAAATATAGAGAAGTAGACTGGAATCATGCAGTAACTAAGAAAGGTCGTAAAGATTTATATGGAGAAGATAAGCCTATTCCAATTTATCCTGATACAACTGCTTGGATTAAAGATTTTGCTTACTCATACAATGAGCCAATGCATAATGATTATTTCTGGCACCAAGCTTATGGAGAATATCCAGTAGTTGGAGTTACTTGGAAACAAGCAAAAGCATTTTGTGCTTGGAGAACATTGTACAAGAACTCATACATTAAAAAGAAAAAAGGAAGAGATCAAGTTAACTCTTTCCGTTTGCCAACTGAAGCAGAGTGGGAATACGCTGCCAGAGGAGGTCTTGAGTCGGGAGCTTTTCCATGGGGAGGTCCGTATGCTAAAAATGACAGAGGTTGTTTTATGGCTAACTTTAAACCTAATAGAGGGGATTATGCAGCTGACGGTGCTTTGTATACTGTAGAGGCAAAATCGTATGAACCTAACAACTATAATTTGTATAACATGGCAGGAAACGTGTCTGAATGGACTGAATCTGCTTATGATGTAACTGCTAATGAATTTGTTTCTACAATGAATCCAAACGTTGCAGATCGTAATAATCAAAGAAAAGTTGTACGTGGAGGTTCTTGGAAAGATGTTGCTTACTTCTTGCAAGTTTCAACTCGTGACTTCGAATATGCTGATTCGGCTAGAAGTTATATCGGATTTAGAACCGTACAGGATTACATGGGAACTGCAGCAACAGCTACTAGTCCTAAATAAATATTTAACCAATTTTTAATTATATTAACTTAACTAACTAAAATTATTATTATGGCAATTTTAAGTAAAAAACTAATGAATTTCCTTTACGGAATGGGTGCGGCAGTTGTAATCGTTGGAGCTTTATTCAAATTAATGCACTGGCCTGGAGCAGGACCTATGTTGATTGTTGGATTATTAACTGAAGCAGCGATTTTCGCATTATCAGCTTTTGAAGCACCAGAAAAAGAATTAGATTGGTCTCTTGTTTATCCAGAGTTAGCTGGTGGAGATAATACTGTAGGTAAGAAAAAAGTTGAAAACCCAGCTGAAGCTCAAGGTCTTTTATCTCAAAAATTAGATAGTCTATTGAAAGATGCTAAAATTGATGGTGCATTAATGGAAAGTTTAGGTTCTAGTATTAGAAACTTTGAAGGTGCTGCAAAAAGCATCTCTCCAACTGTAGATTCAATTGCATCACAAAAGAAATATTCAGAAGAAATGTCTCAAGCTGCTGCTCAAATGGAAGCATTAAACAGCTTATATAAAGTACAGTTAGAAAGCGCTTCTAGAAATGCTGATGCTAATAAAGAAATTGCTGATAATGCAGCTAAATTAAAAGAGCAAATGCAGTCTATGACTTCAAACATTGCATCTTTAAACGCTGTTTACGGAGGTATGTTAACTGCTATGAATACAAGAGGATAATTAGTTTTATCGATTAAATTAACAAAATTTATTAATTAAAAAAAACTAATTACACAAAATGGCAGGAGGAAAATTAACCCCTAGACAGAAGATGATTAACCTAATGTACTTGGTTTTCATCGCAATGTTGGCATTAAATATGTCAAAAGAAGTATTAACCGCTTTCGGTTTGATGAATGAAAAGTTTACATCATCAAATTCAGCAGCAGGTGAGTCAAACGACAAGTTATTGCAAGTTTTAGAACAAAAAGCTGGTGAGGATGCGTCAAAGTTTGCTGAACCAAATAAGAAAGCGCAACAAATAGCAAAAATTTCAACGGATTTTTATGCATATTTAGAAGCTGTTAAGAAGGATATAACTAAAGATTTTCCTTTAGAAGATGGTAAATTACCATTTGAAGCTATGGATAAGAGTACAATTGATGAAGCTTGGTTTAAAGGAGATGGTTATTCTCCAAAAGGAACAGAAATTGTTAATAAATTTAACGAGTATGTTGCTGGAATTAAGAAGTCTTTAGGAAATGATACTGCGTATCAATTAATCATTAAGGATGTTGAGAAAAAATTCGGTACAGAAGATGTGAAAGATAAAGAAGGGGTCAAAAAGAAATATTTAGATTATCACTTTAAAGGATTTCCTGCAAT is a genomic window of Flavobacterium jumunjinense containing:
- a CDS encoding sigma-54 interaction domain-containing protein; amino-acid sequence: METVQAIKQRFEIIGNDPKLNRSIEKAIQVAPTDISVLVTGESGVGKESIPKIIHSLSHRKHGKYIAVNCGAIPEGTIDSELFGHEKGAFTGATSTREGYFEVADGGTIFLDEVGELPLTTQVRLLRVLENGEFIKVGSSQVQKTNVRIVAATNVNMFEAIQKGKFREDLYYRLSTVEILLPPLRERKDDIHILFRKFSSDFAHKYKMPSIKLSNEAIQHLVRYRWNGNIRQLRNAAEQISVLETNRDINLQTLQHYLPSEGSNLPSVINTKKSESDFSNEREILYKVLFDMKADLNDLKKLTLELMQNGNSKVQETSKNLIQRIYGQNEENNSFEKETNRELIPLQKPIESEVYNDDSEDDESYLFAETVEEEEETLSLEAKEIELIKKSLERNKGKRKAAADELGISERTLYRKIKQYDL
- the miaB gene encoding tRNA (N6-isopentenyl adenosine(37)-C2)-methylthiotransferase MiaB, with product MEKTIEEIKQGTSLVLEQKEGNAKKLFIESYGCQMNFSDSEIVASILVNQGYNTTQNLEEADLVLVNTCSIRDKAEQTIRKRLEKYNAVKKINPNMKVGVLGCMAERLKDKFLEEEKIVDMVVGPDAYKDIPNLLKEVEDGRDAINVILSKEETYGDISPVRLNSNGVTAFVSITRGCDNMCTFCVVPFTRGRERSRDTQSITEEIQDLWTRGFKEITLLGQNVDSYLWYGGGLKKDFIKATDMQKATAVDFAQLLDMCATQFPKMRFRFSTSNPQDMHVEVIEVMAKHHNICNYIHLPVQSGSTRILKEMNRQHTREEYMTLIDTIKRIIPDITLSQDIITGFPTETEEDHQDTLSLMKYVKYDFGFMFSYSERPGTMAARKMEDDVPEDIKKRRLTEIVDLQQVHALEKTKRFVGQTVEVLIEKDSKRSSEHWSGRNSQSTVVVFPKENYKPGDFVNVKITDCTAATLIGEAVGYSEIMQG
- the topA gene encoding type I DNA topoisomerase, which produces MAKNLVIVESPAKAKTIEKFLGKDYQVESSFGHIADLPSKEIGVDVENGFKPKYEVSSDKKALVKKLKDLSKSAEMVWLASDEDREGEAIAWHLAEELKLDKNKTKRIVFHEITKTAIQKAIENPRSIDYNLVNAQQARRVLDRLVGYELSPVLWKKIKGGLSAGRVQSVSVRLIVEKERDIQNFNSEASYSIAAEFTNEAGKAFKAKLPKNFATKAEAEKFLKDNIGSNYRVADLETKPTKKSPAAPFTTSTLQQEAARKLYLPVGITMQIAQRLYEAGLITYMRTDSVNLSNDAMGAAQAEIESYYGKEYAKPRNYNTKSKGAQEAHEAIRPTDMSRHTVNIDRDQARLYDLIWKRTLASQMSDAQLERTNVKIEADNHSEVFTSTGEVIKFEGFLKVYLEGHDDDEEEQEGMLPAMRVNEKLLNNYITGTQRFTRPPSRYTEASLVKKLEELGIGRPSTYAPTISTIINRNYVEKGTFEGQERNYNQLVFEKGKIISKDLTENTGSDKGKLVPTDIGMIVNDFLVANFKTILDYNFTAKVEQDFDEIASGNEDWVKMMSDFYNHFHPNVVDVEKNAERETGERILGKHPDTGRQISVRLGKFGPMVQIGEQEDEEKQFASLLPEQNIGTLTLEEALTLFLLPKSLGQYDGEEVEVNNGRFGPYVRFGKTFISLPKGEDPLDVSIERAVELIEEKKQADAPIAMYKELPVQKGVGRFGPFIKWDGMFINVNKKYNFDSLSESDIKELIEDKIQKEIDKVIHNWEDEGIRVEKARWGRSVILKGKIKIELSKDINASELTLDKVKEMIEAKAPAKKTKAKAPAKKTTTKKK
- a CDS encoding formimidoylglutamase yields the protein MVFDFLQPVSRDFLEFKERLSSQALGKNAEFHTESDFPNIDNASIAIICVNEYRGSNIDNVNENFDSFRKTFYSLFPGNWNMSIVDLGNIVAGDTIEDTYFLVKTINEDLQRKKVLPIFIGGSQDLTYAIYRAYDNLDQMVNLVTIDGYFDFAKENAYIYDSFLTRIIVEEPNNLFNFSNIGYQTYYNSQDEIDLIEKLYFEAYRLGEVSNKIAIAEPVFRDADLVSVDMRSVQSSYSGNYNNFSPNGFDGKEICALSRYSGISDKVSSFGLFNFEPNERESALVSQCVWYFIEGFSFRSKEYPFGSKEEYLKYIVLIGEDELVFYKSNKTERWWIEIPFLDNVNNKLKRNTLLPCTHDDYLLACEQEVPNRWWKAYRRNLL
- the porK gene encoding T9SS ring complex lipoprotein PorK/GldK, with translation MKKLVVFTAILSLFISCGKGDRGELVAAKGKKWHPEKPFGMTLVPGGAYIMGKSDDDLAGIQDAPTKTVTVRSFYMDETEITNGEYRKFVEWVKDSIIRTKLAMLADEVGQTATDGAGGIGDYAFADANVEEMSPYDKYMYENYYSIGTDDDPYAGRKLNRKVKLINDPQKYPDEYYVEVMDSMYLPESESYNGLKTVDVSKLEFKYREVDWNHAVTKKGRKDLYGEDKPIPIYPDTTAWIKDFAYSYNEPMHNDYFWHQAYGEYPVVGVTWKQAKAFCAWRTLYKNSYIKKKKGRDQVNSFRLPTEAEWEYAARGGLESGAFPWGGPYAKNDRGCFMANFKPNRGDYAADGALYTVEAKSYEPNNYNLYNMAGNVSEWTESAYDVTANEFVSTMNPNVADRNNQRKVVRGGSWKDVAYFLQVSTRDFEYADSARSYIGFRTVQDYMGTAATATSPK
- the porL gene encoding type IX secretion system motor protein PorL/GldL; protein product: MAILSKKLMNFLYGMGAAVVIVGALFKLMHWPGAGPMLIVGLLTEAAIFALSAFEAPEKELDWSLVYPELAGGDNTVGKKKVENPAEAQGLLSQKLDSLLKDAKIDGALMESLGSSIRNFEGAAKSISPTVDSIASQKKYSEEMSQAAAQMEALNSLYKVQLESASRNADANKEIADNAAKLKEQMQSMTSNIASLNAVYGGMLTAMNTRG